A window from Streptomyces sp. NBC_00271 encodes these proteins:
- a CDS encoding NADAR family protein encodes MSVVRATVACMAKIDSWEALVSAVRSGARVKYLHFWGHRPRPDGQVSASCLSQWWPSPFVVDGVTYATAEHWMMAGKARLFGDAEAQRRAIEASSPALAKKVGRLVSGFDEATWERERFGIVVEGSVHKFAAHPELRAFLLGTGTRVLVEASPMDRVWGIGLAADDERAADPERWRGPNLLGFALMEARERLLGDDQFR; translated from the coding sequence ATGTCAGTGGTGCGTGCCACAGTGGCGTGCATGGCGAAGATCGATTCTTGGGAAGCGCTGGTCAGCGCGGTCCGCTCGGGGGCGAGGGTCAAGTACCTGCACTTCTGGGGGCACCGCCCGCGACCGGACGGTCAGGTGAGTGCGAGCTGCCTGAGCCAGTGGTGGCCGTCACCGTTCGTGGTGGACGGTGTCACTTACGCGACGGCTGAGCACTGGATGATGGCGGGCAAGGCACGGCTCTTCGGTGACGCGGAAGCGCAGCGGCGCGCGATCGAGGCGTCCAGCCCCGCGCTCGCCAAGAAGGTGGGACGGCTCGTGAGCGGCTTCGACGAGGCGACCTGGGAGCGCGAGCGCTTCGGGATCGTCGTCGAGGGCAGCGTGCACAAGTTCGCGGCCCATCCCGAGCTGCGCGCGTTCCTGCTGGGCACGGGCACGCGGGTGCTGGTCGAGGCCAGCCCCATGGACCGGGTCTGGGGCATAGGACTCGCGGCGGACGACGAGCGGGCGGCGGATCCCGAGCGGTGGCGGGGGCCGAACCTGCTGGGATTCGCCTTGATGGAGGCGCGGGAGCGGCTCCTGGGGGACGACCAGTTCAGGTAG
- a CDS encoding DUF4190 domain-containing protein yields the protein MSDDAQAPQVPQDAAATPWASPDQPAPPPTQIDVPLAAGSEDAIPGGNPQPGSPPGGPLDNGAAGPRPEPNPWAPPADQAPSPAPGAPTPPSVHNQPTVVALPGTGTPGHPQPHPQSPPQSWDNPFASPAAAPSPHPRPAPGEPVPPPPIAPEGPGQAPYGYGYGYPTYPTPGPGYPGAPGYGWPMMPPAPSNGMGTAGLVLGIISAVVFCLWPVAIILGILAVTFGVLGRRRARRGEANNPGQALAGIICGAVGIALGIAMIVVFFVLPDDSGDSDPFSGDDGYSTSLVVPHLG from the coding sequence ATGTCCGACGACGCGCAGGCGCCACAGGTGCCGCAGGACGCCGCCGCGACCCCGTGGGCATCCCCGGACCAGCCGGCTCCGCCGCCGACCCAGATCGACGTGCCGTTGGCCGCCGGTTCCGAGGACGCGATACCCGGCGGGAACCCCCAGCCGGGTTCCCCGCCCGGCGGCCCCCTGGACAACGGTGCCGCCGGACCGCGACCCGAGCCGAACCCCTGGGCCCCGCCCGCGGACCAGGCACCCTCCCCCGCGCCCGGTGCCCCCACACCCCCCTCGGTGCACAACCAGCCGACGGTCGTCGCCCTCCCCGGAACGGGCACGCCCGGCCACCCCCAGCCCCACCCCCAGTCCCCGCCCCAGTCCTGGGACAACCCCTTCGCGTCTCCCGCCGCCGCACCCTCGCCCCACCCCCGGCCCGCCCCCGGAGAGCCGGTTCCCCCGCCGCCCATCGCTCCCGAGGGCCCCGGCCAGGCCCCGTACGGCTACGGATACGGCTACCCGACCTACCCCACGCCGGGACCCGGCTACCCGGGCGCCCCCGGCTACGGCTGGCCGATGATGCCCCCGGCGCCGAGCAACGGCATGGGCACCGCCGGGCTGGTGCTCGGCATCATCTCGGCCGTCGTGTTCTGTCTGTGGCCGGTCGCGATCATCCTGGGGATCCTCGCGGTGACCTTCGGCGTGCTGGGGCGACGCAGGGCGCGCCGCGGCGAGGCGAACAACCCCGGTCAGGCGCTGGCCGGGATCATCTGCGGAGCGGTCGGCATCGCGCTCGGCATCGCGATGATCGTGGTCTTCTTCGTCCTCCCGGACGACAGCGGCGACAGCGACCCGTTCAGCGGAGACGACGGCTACTCCACTTCACTCGTCGTGCCGCACCTCGGCTAG
- a CDS encoding polyamine ABC transporter substrate-binding protein: MEQYEPDRLSPAQVAAMRRSFRNGRAALSRRSLLRASAGGALAVGGLGALSGCGIPAAGKTQGGVSAEDHSAKEKTINFSNWTEYMDVDDSGKHHPTLDAFTKRTGISVKYTEDINDNVEFFGKIKPQLAAGQDTGRDLIVVTDWLAARLIRFGWVQKLNASNLPHAYANLSAQFRSPDWDPGRAYSYPWQGISTVIAYNKKALNGIEVKSVSDLLDNPKLKGRVGFLSEMRDSMGMTLLDMGKDPAKFTDDDFDAAIARLQKAVDKGQIRRFTGNDYTSDLTKGDLAACVAWAGDVVQLKADSPDVDFIIPDSGYLTSTDNMLIPNKARHKTNAERLMDYYYEPGPAAQLAAYINYVCPVDGVKDELAKIDKAAADNPLIIPDKAMAAKSHAFRSLTQKEETAYEEKFAKLTGA; the protein is encoded by the coding sequence ATGGAGCAGTACGAGCCCGACCGCCTCTCCCCGGCCCAAGTGGCCGCCATGCGGCGCAGTTTCAGGAATGGCAGGGCCGCGCTCAGCCGCCGCTCGCTGCTGCGCGCCTCCGCGGGCGGCGCGCTCGCCGTCGGCGGGCTCGGCGCGCTGAGCGGCTGCGGGATCCCGGCCGCGGGCAAGACCCAGGGCGGCGTGTCCGCCGAGGACCACTCGGCCAAGGAGAAGACGATCAACTTCTCCAACTGGACCGAGTACATGGACGTCGACGACAGCGGGAAGCACCACCCGACGCTCGACGCGTTCACCAAGCGCACCGGCATCTCGGTCAAGTACACCGAGGACATCAACGACAACGTCGAGTTCTTCGGCAAGATCAAGCCGCAGCTCGCCGCGGGCCAGGACACCGGGCGCGACCTGATCGTGGTCACCGACTGGCTGGCCGCCCGGCTGATCCGCTTCGGCTGGGTGCAGAAGCTGAACGCCTCCAACCTGCCGCACGCGTACGCCAACCTGTCCGCCCAGTTCCGCAGCCCCGACTGGGACCCGGGACGCGCCTACTCCTACCCCTGGCAGGGCATTTCGACCGTCATCGCATACAACAAGAAGGCGTTGAACGGCATCGAGGTGAAGTCGGTCTCCGACCTGCTCGACAACCCCAAGCTCAAGGGGCGCGTCGGCTTCCTCTCGGAGATGCGCGACAGCATGGGCATGACGCTGCTCGACATGGGCAAGGACCCCGCGAAGTTCACCGACGACGACTTCGACGCGGCGATCGCCCGACTCCAGAAGGCCGTCGACAAGGGCCAGATACGCCGCTTCACCGGCAACGACTACACGTCCGACCTCACCAAGGGCGACCTCGCGGCCTGTGTCGCCTGGGCGGGCGACGTCGTCCAGCTCAAGGCGGACAGCCCGGACGTGGACTTCATCATCCCGGACAGCGGCTATCTGACGTCCACGGACAACATGCTGATCCCCAACAAGGCCCGTCACAAGACGAACGCCGAACGGCTCATGGACTACTACTACGAGCCCGGTCCGGCCGCACAGCTCGCCGCGTACATCAACTACGTCTGTCCCGTCGACGGGGTCAAGGACGAGCTTGCGAAGATCGACAAGGCGGCGGCGGACAACCCGCTGATCATCCCCGACAAGGCCATGGCCGCGAAGTCCCACGCCTTCCGCTCCCTGACGCAGAAGGAAGAGACGGCCTACGAAGAGAAGTTCGCCAAGCTCACCGGGGCGTGA
- a CDS encoding RNA polymerase sigma factor, translated as MDGRQWRSIIGAAQAGDRRALDELVAGWLPLVYNIVGRALNGHADVDDVVQETMLRAVDNLGSLRDPDSFRSWLVAITMRQIRDRSRRRTAEPLADGAGEQAADFAELTVLRLQLKGQRREVAEAVRWLDDEDRQLLSLWWLEVAGELTRRELAAAVGISRQHAAVRVQRMKQRLEIARDIVRALDGHHPGAGNSPCPDLRLVTARWDGRPDSVWRKRLARHIRGCAYCSGAREAVVPAERLLVGIALVPLPVGFTLSLALGGKTAVAATSVGWSAKVLGLLTKPAVAVTAGATLAAGGLYVVTRAPDDPPPALAAPTAASTARPPSGRTGEPSASATPSPSPSASPSPSPSPSKTRVQLYGTVVDAVDSAPAASALPAALPRRAEKGVTATGAPATGLTHRGETVTFSGQGYFRVRWQVLPQQRTGALLMPTWTGLSGRLFHVASGGGHRMDDVQSGSTDGTTWMGGPSVGYAVLPSGTQQMWQNEYFWIDGTVTLHQNEGPADYNLFVQTSTWDKVTEDVRTGPAQGVIRYGLVRDNGEDTAPVPQYLTRSTPADPATVSRRSQVTS; from the coding sequence GTGGACGGGCGGCAGTGGCGCTCCATCATCGGGGCCGCGCAGGCCGGCGACCGGCGCGCCCTCGACGAACTCGTCGCGGGCTGGCTCCCGCTCGTCTACAACATCGTCGGCCGCGCCCTGAACGGCCACGCGGACGTCGACGACGTCGTGCAGGAGACCATGCTGCGCGCCGTCGACAACCTCGGCTCGCTGCGCGACCCGGACAGCTTCCGGTCCTGGCTGGTCGCCATCACGATGCGGCAGATACGGGACCGCTCGCGCCGCCGGACGGCCGAGCCGCTGGCCGACGGCGCCGGTGAACAGGCCGCCGACTTCGCCGAACTGACCGTGCTGCGGCTCCAGTTGAAGGGACAGCGGCGAGAGGTCGCGGAGGCGGTGCGCTGGCTCGACGACGAGGACCGCCAGTTGCTCTCGTTGTGGTGGCTGGAGGTCGCGGGCGAACTCACCCGGCGCGAGCTGGCGGCCGCGGTCGGGATCAGCAGGCAGCACGCGGCGGTGCGGGTGCAGCGGATGAAGCAACGGCTGGAGATCGCGCGGGACATCGTGCGGGCGCTCGACGGCCACCACCCCGGCGCGGGCAACTCCCCCTGCCCGGACCTGCGGTTGGTGACCGCCCGCTGGGACGGGCGGCCCGACTCGGTGTGGCGCAAGCGGCTGGCCCGGCACATCCGGGGCTGTGCGTACTGTTCGGGCGCCCGCGAGGCCGTCGTACCGGCCGAACGCCTCCTCGTCGGGATCGCTCTAGTCCCGTTGCCGGTCGGCTTCACGCTGTCGCTCGCGCTCGGCGGCAAGACGGCGGTCGCCGCCACCTCCGTCGGCTGGTCCGCCAAGGTCCTCGGCCTGCTCACCAAGCCCGCCGTCGCCGTCACGGCCGGCGCCACCCTCGCGGCGGGTGGCCTGTACGTCGTCACCCGGGCGCCCGACGACCCGCCCCCGGCCCTCGCCGCGCCCACGGCGGCGAGCACCGCACGCCCACCGTCGGGACGTACGGGCGAGCCGTCCGCCTCCGCGACCCCCTCACCGTCCCCCTCGGCCTCCCCATCACCGTCGCCCTCGCCCTCGAAGACCCGTGTCCAGCTGTACGGCACCGTCGTCGACGCCGTCGACAGCGCACCCGCCGCGAGCGCGCTGCCGGCGGCGCTGCCCCGGCGCGCCGAGAAGGGCGTCACCGCCACCGGGGCGCCCGCCACCGGCCTCACCCACCGCGGGGAGACGGTCACCTTCAGCGGGCAGGGCTACTTCCGGGTCCGCTGGCAGGTGCTGCCTCAGCAACGCACCGGCGCCCTGCTCATGCCGACCTGGACCGGGCTGAGCGGCAGGCTCTTCCACGTCGCCTCGGGCGGCGGCCACCGCATGGACGACGTGCAGTCGGGCTCGACGGACGGCACGACCTGGATGGGCGGCCCGTCCGTGGGCTACGCCGTCCTGCCCTCCGGCACCCAACAGATGTGGCAGAACGAGTACTTCTGGATCGACGGCACCGTCACCCTCCACCAGAACGAGGGCCCCGCCGACTACAACCTCTTCGTCCAGACCTCGACCTGGGACAAGGTGACCGAGGACGTCCGCACCGGTCCCGCCCAGGGCGTGATCCGCTACGGCCTCGTCCGCGACAACGGCGAGGACACCGCCCCGGTGCCGCAGTACCTGACCCGCTCGACCCCCGCCGACCCGGCGACCGTGAGCAGGCGCTCGCAGGTCACCTCCTGA
- a CDS encoding gamma-aminobutyraldehyde dehydrogenase: protein MHNPGHRFQAQDRFADGAQYIAGRLAKGTSGRMHAVVDPATGEEVYTYELASTVDVDAAVAAAREAFPGWAGATPGERSDALHRFAAVLADRAEEFARAESLQCGKPLKLTREFDVPGTIDNIAFFAGAARHLQGQSAGEYSGDHTSYVRREPIGVVGSIAPWNYPLQMAAWKILPAIAAGNTIVLKPAELTPLTSLLFAEAATAAGIPDGVINIVTGAGRDAGEHLVGHPDVAMTSFTGSTAVGKRVAEIATSTVKRLHLELGGKAPFVVFDDADLDAAVNGAVAGSLINSGQDCTAATRAYVQRPLYEEFVSRTAALMASVRLGDPFASGTDLGPLISHAQRDRVAGFVDRARGYARVVTGGEIPEGLKEGAFYRPTLVADAPQDSEIVQSEIFGPVLVVLPFDSDDEGIRLANDTPYGLAASAWSRDVYRANRATREIKAGCVWVNDHIPIISEMPHGGYKASGFGKDMSAYSFEEYTQIKHVMFDNTAVARKDWHRTIFGDRP from the coding sequence ATGCACAATCCGGGCCATCGCTTCCAGGCGCAGGACCGCTTCGCGGACGGCGCGCAGTACATCGCGGGCCGGCTGGCCAAGGGCACCTCGGGCCGTATGCACGCGGTCGTCGACCCCGCCACCGGCGAGGAGGTCTACACGTACGAGCTGGCGAGCACCGTCGACGTGGACGCGGCCGTCGCCGCCGCCCGGGAGGCGTTCCCCGGCTGGGCGGGCGCCACCCCCGGCGAGCGCTCCGACGCCCTGCACCGCTTCGCCGCCGTACTCGCCGACCGCGCCGAGGAGTTCGCCCGGGCGGAGTCGCTCCAGTGCGGAAAGCCCCTCAAGCTGACCCGCGAGTTCGACGTGCCCGGCACCATCGACAACATCGCCTTCTTCGCGGGCGCGGCCCGGCATCTGCAAGGGCAGTCCGCGGGCGAGTACTCCGGCGACCACACCTCGTACGTACGCCGCGAGCCCATCGGTGTCGTCGGCTCCATCGCGCCCTGGAACTACCCCCTCCAGATGGCCGCCTGGAAGATCCTCCCGGCGATCGCCGCGGGCAACACGATCGTGCTGAAGCCCGCCGAGCTGACCCCGCTGACCTCGCTCCTGTTCGCCGAGGCCGCCACCGCGGCGGGCATCCCGGACGGCGTGATCAACATCGTGACCGGGGCCGGCCGGGACGCCGGCGAGCACCTCGTCGGCCACCCCGACGTGGCGATGACCTCCTTCACCGGGTCCACCGCGGTCGGCAAGCGCGTCGCCGAGATCGCCACCTCGACCGTCAAGCGGCTCCATCTGGAGCTGGGCGGCAAGGCCCCCTTCGTGGTCTTCGACGACGCGGACCTGGACGCGGCCGTGAACGGCGCGGTCGCGGGCTCGCTCATCAACAGCGGGCAGGACTGCACGGCCGCCACGCGCGCGTACGTACAAAGGCCCCTCTACGAAGAGTTCGTGTCCAGGACGGCCGCCCTGATGGCGAGCGTCCGCCTCGGCGACCCGTTCGCGTCCGGCACCGACCTCGGCCCGCTGATCTCGCACGCCCAGCGCGACCGCGTGGCCGGATTCGTCGACCGGGCCCGCGGCTACGCGCGCGTGGTGACCGGCGGAGAGATCCCCGAAGGGCTCAAGGAGGGCGCCTTCTACCGGCCCACGCTCGTCGCCGACGCTCCTCAGGACAGCGAGATCGTGCAGTCCGAGATCTTCGGTCCCGTCCTGGTGGTGCTCCCCTTCGACAGCGACGACGAGGGAATCCGGCTCGCCAACGACACTCCGTACGGTCTCGCAGCCTCCGCGTGGAGCCGGGACGTGTACCGGGCCAACCGCGCGACCCGCGAGATCAAGGCGGGCTGCGTGTGGGTCAACGACCACATTCCGATCATCAGCGAGATGCCGCACGGCGGCTACAAGGCGTCCGGCTTCGGCAAGGACATGTCGGCGTACTCGTTCGAGGAGTACACCCAGATCAAGCACGTCATGTTCGACAACACCGCGGTCGCCAGGAAGGACTGGCACCGCACGATCTTCGGGGACCGGCCCTAG
- a CDS encoding glycerophosphodiester phosphodiesterase, giving the protein MRTVTAVAHRGDPYRVRENTIDSLRSALQLGADAVEIDVRLTRDEVPVLLHDETLKRLWELERPLSSLSSDEVRGLTGGGVPTLVEALEVTKDSRIMVDLPGEPDGTAVRRIIEVIRECGAQDRVYYCAGAPAMLAVRAADPAAEIALTWTSLAPPRPAVLEAVRPRWLNYRFSLVDRALTARVHRGGHLLSVWTPDTRRSMRRLLDMGVDSITTNRIDALCALRKA; this is encoded by the coding sequence ATGCGCACCGTGACTGCCGTGGCCCACCGCGGCGACCCCTATCGCGTCCGCGAGAACACCATCGACTCGCTGCGTTCCGCGCTCCAACTGGGCGCGGACGCGGTCGAGATCGACGTACGGCTGACCCGCGACGAGGTGCCCGTGCTGCTGCACGACGAGACACTGAAACGGCTGTGGGAGCTGGAGCGGCCGCTCAGTTCGCTCTCCTCGGACGAGGTGCGCGGGCTCACGGGCGGCGGGGTACCGACGCTCGTGGAGGCCCTCGAGGTGACCAAGGACAGCCGGATCATGGTCGATCTGCCGGGAGAGCCCGACGGCACGGCCGTACGCCGGATCATCGAGGTCATCCGTGAGTGCGGGGCCCAGGACCGGGTGTACTACTGCGCGGGCGCCCCGGCCATGCTGGCGGTGCGCGCCGCCGACCCCGCCGCCGAGATCGCGCTGACCTGGACGAGCCTCGCACCGCCGCGCCCGGCCGTCCTCGAAGCCGTACGGCCGCGCTGGCTCAACTACCGCTTCAGCCTGGTCGACCGCGCCCTCACCGCCCGCGTCCACCGGGGCGGCCACCTGCTCTCCGTCTGGACTCCCGACACCCGCCGTTCCATGCGCCGGCTGCTGGACATGGGAGTGGATTCGATCACCACGAACCGCATCGACGCGCTGTGCGCGCTGCGCAAGGCCTGA
- a CDS encoding class I SAM-dependent methyltransferase, whose amino-acid sequence MTTTSQEAFLRAFHAERPAVTADAFAGGRAADGRSSYEIVRDRVAGHGRVLDLGCGDGLLLELLGRTEGRRLAGVDLSPEALELARLRPLPAGTTLSESRAQHLPFADDTFDACVSHMALMLMGEVEQVAAEVARVLRPGGMLACVIGGGAVGGEAYELFVGLLRSAVETAPVGQRIPALGDRRTRSRAGLDSVLTPAGFAPVDWETVPIDLSGPVEQVWDALAGVYDVGPLDAATVESLRAAFLTGAKKLTAPNGVVPCGMNVHLVTTNLTTNPTDPTAPPAANPAAGTATA is encoded by the coding sequence ATGACGACGACATCGCAAGAAGCCTTCCTGCGGGCCTTCCACGCCGAGCGGCCGGCGGTGACGGCGGACGCGTTCGCCGGTGGCCGCGCCGCGGACGGCCGGTCCAGCTACGAGATCGTGCGCGACCGGGTCGCCGGACACGGGCGGGTACTGGATCTCGGCTGCGGCGACGGCCTGTTGCTCGAACTGCTCGGCCGGACCGAGGGACGCCGGCTGGCCGGGGTGGACCTCTCACCGGAGGCCCTGGAGCTGGCGCGTCTGCGACCGCTGCCCGCCGGGACGACGCTGTCGGAGAGCCGGGCCCAGCACCTTCCCTTCGCCGACGACACCTTCGACGCCTGTGTCTCCCACATGGCGCTGATGCTGATGGGCGAGGTGGAACAGGTGGCCGCGGAAGTGGCCCGGGTGCTGCGCCCCGGAGGCATGCTGGCCTGCGTGATCGGCGGCGGAGCCGTGGGCGGTGAGGCGTACGAGCTGTTCGTCGGGCTGTTGCGGTCCGCGGTCGAGACGGCTCCCGTCGGGCAGCGCATCCCCGCTCTCGGGGACCGGAGGACCCGCAGCCGTGCGGGGCTCGACAGCGTCCTCACGCCGGCGGGATTCGCGCCGGTCGACTGGGAGACCGTCCCCATCGACCTGAGCGGACCGGTCGAGCAGGTGTGGGACGCCCTGGCGGGTGTCTATGACGTCGGCCCGCTCGACGCGGCCACCGTGGAGTCCCTGCGCGCGGCCTTCCTCACCGGGGCGAAGAAGCTCACGGCGCCGAACGGGGTCGTCCCGTGCGGGATGAACGTGCATCTCGTGACGACGAATCTGACGACGAATCCGACCGATCCGACGGCGCCTCCGGCGGCAAATCCGGCGGCCGGAACCGCTACTGCCTGA